A window of the Kosakonia radicincitans DSM 16656 genome harbors these coding sequences:
- a CDS encoding DeoR/GlpR family transcriptional regulator → MKQTQRHDAIIELVKQQGYVSTEELVEQFSVSPQTIRRDLNDLADQNKILRHHGGAALPSSSVNTSWHDRKSTLTAEKERIARKVAEQIPNGATLFIDIGTTPEAVAHALLEHSDLRIVTNNLNVANTLMKKEDFRVILAGGELRSRDGGIVGEATLDFISQFRLDFGILGISGIDADGSLLEFDYHEVRTKRAIIENSRHVMLVVDHSKFGRNAMVNMGSIGLVDAVYTDAMPPAGVLQVINHNNVQLELC, encoded by the coding sequence ATGAAACAAACACAGCGTCATGACGCGATTATTGAACTGGTTAAACAACAAGGATATGTCAGTACCGAAGAGCTGGTTGAACAATTTTCCGTCAGCCCGCAGACCATTCGCCGCGATCTGAATGACCTCGCGGATCAAAACAAAATCTTGCGTCACCACGGCGGCGCGGCGCTGCCTTCGAGTTCGGTGAACACCTCCTGGCACGATCGCAAATCAACGCTGACGGCGGAAAAAGAGCGCATTGCCCGCAAGGTAGCAGAACAGATCCCGAACGGTGCAACACTGTTTATCGATATTGGCACCACGCCGGAAGCCGTCGCCCATGCGCTGCTGGAACACAGCGATCTGCGCATTGTGACCAACAACCTGAACGTCGCGAATACTCTGATGAAGAAAGAGGATTTCCGCGTGATCCTCGCGGGCGGCGAACTGCGCAGCCGCGACGGCGGCATTGTTGGTGAGGCGACCCTCGATTTTATCTCTCAGTTCCGCCTCGATTTCGGCATCCTCGGTATTAGCGGGATTGATGCGGACGGCTCGCTGCTGGAGTTCGACTACCACGAAGTGCGCACCAAACGCGCGATCATTGAAAACTCGCGTCACGTCATGCTGGTGGTGGATCACTCGAAATTTGGCCGTAACGCGATGGTGAATATGGGCAGCATTGGCCTTGTGGATGCGGTGTATACCGATGCCATGCCGCCTGCCGGGGTATTACAGGTGATCAACCACAACAATGTGCAACTGGAGCTGTGCTAA
- the glpG gene encoding rhomboid family intramembrane serine protease GlpG, which yields MLMITSFTNPRVAQAFVDYMQTQGVILTIQHHEQSDIWLADESQTERVKNELARFIENPADPRYLAASWQSGQVDSGLRYRRFPLTAAIRERGGPLTLLMTALCVFVFVVMSVIGDQTVMMWLAWPWDASVQFEIWRYFTHAIMHFSLVHILFNLFWWWYLGGAVEKRLGTGKLVVITLISALLSGFVQHQLTGPWFGGLSGVVYALIGYVWLHGVRDPIPQVALPNGLFIFTVALMVAEWFGAMGFEIATGAHTAGMVIGLAMALVDTQNVRKRT from the coding sequence ATGTTGATGATTACCTCTTTTACTAACCCTCGCGTCGCCCAGGCGTTTGTCGATTATATGCAGACCCAGGGCGTGATCCTCACCATTCAACATCACGAGCAAAGCGATATCTGGCTGGCAGATGAGAGCCAGACTGAGCGCGTCAAAAATGAATTGGCGCGCTTTATCGAAAATCCTGCCGACCCGCGTTATCTGGCGGCGAGCTGGCAATCCGGGCAGGTCGACAGCGGCCTGCGCTATCGTCGTTTTCCCCTGACGGCGGCTATTCGCGAACGCGGCGGGCCATTGACGCTACTGATGACCGCGCTCTGCGTGTTTGTCTTCGTGGTGATGAGCGTGATTGGCGATCAAACCGTGATGATGTGGCTCGCCTGGCCGTGGGATGCCAGCGTACAGTTTGAGATCTGGCGTTACTTCACTCACGCAATAATGCATTTTTCGCTGGTGCACATCCTCTTCAACCTGTTCTGGTGGTGGTATCTTGGCGGAGCGGTGGAAAAGCGTCTCGGCACCGGCAAACTGGTGGTCATTACCCTGATTAGCGCCTTATTAAGCGGTTTTGTGCAGCACCAACTTACCGGCCCGTGGTTTGGCGGTTTATCCGGCGTGGTGTATGCGCTGATTGGTTATGTCTGGCTGCACGGTGTACGCGATCCGATTCCTCAGGTGGCGTTACCGAATGGGCTGTTTATTTTTACGGTCGCGCTGATGGTCGCCGAGTGGTTCGGCGCTATGGGCTTTGAGATTGCTACCGGTGCGCACACGGCTGGCATGGTGATTGGGCTGGCGATGGCGCTGGTGGACACGCAGAATGTGCGGAAACGAACATAA
- the malT gene encoding HTH-type transcriptional regulator MalT, whose product MLIPSKLSRPVRLDHTVVRERLLAKLSGANNYRLALVTSPAGYGKTTLISQWAAGKNDVGWFSLDEGDNQQERFASYFIAAVQQATGGHCARSEAMAQKRQYASLPSLFSQLFVELMEWQRPLFLVIDDYHLITNPVIHDAMRFFLRHQPENLTLIVLSRNLPQLGIANLRVREQLLEVGSQQLAFTHQEAKQFFDCRLTSPIEAAESSRLCDDVAGWATALQLIALSARQNHSAPHQSARRLSGINASHLSDYLVDEVLDNVDIDTRKFLLKSALLRSMNDALIVRVTGEENGQMRLEEIERQGLFLQRMDDSGEWFSYHPLFGNFLRQRCQWELATELPDIHRAAAESWMAQGFPSEAIHHALAAGDGIMLRDILLHHAWGLFNHSELSVLEESLKALPWESLLENPRLVLLQAWLMQSQHRYSEVNTLLARAEQEMTTQMDASLHGDFNALRAQVAINDGDPVEAERLAMVALDELPLANYYSRIVATSVHGEVLHCKGELTSSLSVMQQTEQMARRHDVWHYALWSLIQQSEILFAQGFLQAAWETQEKAFTLIREQHLEQLPMHEFLLRIRAQLLWAWARLDESEAAARQGMEVLSAMQPQQQLQCLALLVQNSLARGDLDNARSHLNRLENLLGNGQYHSDWVSNADKVRVIYWQMTGDKKAAAQWLRLTPKPEFANNHFLQSQWRNIARAQILLGEFDPAEMVLEELNENARSLRLMSDINRNLLLLNQLYWQAGRKNDAQRVLLEALQLANRTGFISHFVIEGEAMAQQLRQLIQLNTLPELEQHRAQRILRDINQHHRHKFAHFDENFVERLLTHPDVPELIRTSPLTQREWQVLGLIYSGYSNEQIAGELDVAATTIKTHIRNLYQKLGVAHRQDAVQHAQRLLKMMGYGV is encoded by the coding sequence ATGTTGATTCCGTCAAAATTAAGTCGCCCGGTTCGTCTCGACCACACCGTGGTTCGGGAACGCCTGCTGGCTAAACTTTCCGGCGCTAACAATTATCGCCTTGCGCTGGTGACCAGCCCTGCGGGTTACGGAAAAACCACGCTCATTTCGCAATGGGCAGCCGGAAAAAATGATGTCGGCTGGTTCTCTCTGGATGAAGGTGATAACCAGCAGGAACGTTTTGCCAGCTACTTTATCGCTGCGGTTCAGCAGGCGACGGGCGGGCATTGCGCCCGCAGCGAGGCGATGGCGCAAAAACGCCAGTACGCCAGCCTGCCGTCACTCTTTTCCCAGTTGTTCGTTGAATTGATGGAGTGGCAACGTCCGCTGTTTCTGGTCATCGACGATTATCATCTGATCACCAACCCGGTGATCCATGATGCAATGCGGTTCTTTTTACGCCATCAGCCGGAAAACCTGACGCTGATTGTGCTGTCACGTAATTTGCCGCAGTTAGGTATAGCCAACCTGCGCGTACGTGAACAACTGCTGGAAGTGGGTAGCCAGCAACTCGCCTTTACCCATCAGGAAGCAAAACAATTTTTTGACTGCCGCCTGACCTCGCCGATTGAAGCAGCGGAAAGCAGCCGCCTGTGCGACGACGTTGCCGGCTGGGCGACAGCGCTGCAGCTTATCGCCCTCTCCGCTCGGCAAAACCACAGCGCACCGCATCAGTCCGCACGCCGCCTTTCCGGCATTAATGCCAGCCATCTCTCCGATTATCTGGTGGATGAAGTGCTGGATAATGTCGATATCGACACGCGTAAGTTCCTGCTGAAAAGCGCCCTGCTGCGCTCGATGAACGACGCGCTGATCGTCCGCGTGACCGGTGAAGAGAATGGGCAAATGCGGCTCGAAGAGATTGAGCGTCAGGGGCTGTTTTTACAACGTATGGACGATTCCGGCGAATGGTTCAGCTACCACCCGCTGTTCGGCAATTTCCTGCGCCAGCGATGTCAGTGGGAACTGGCAACCGAGCTGCCGGATATTCACCGCGCCGCAGCGGAAAGCTGGATGGCGCAAGGCTTCCCCAGTGAAGCCATTCATCACGCGCTGGCGGCCGGAGACGGCATTATGCTGCGCGATATTCTGCTGCATCACGCCTGGGGTTTGTTTAATCACAGCGAGCTGAGCGTGCTGGAAGAGTCGCTGAAAGCGCTGCCGTGGGAAAGCCTGCTGGAGAATCCACGTCTGGTACTGTTGCAGGCCTGGCTGATGCAAAGCCAGCATCGCTACAGCGAAGTGAATACGCTGCTGGCACGCGCCGAGCAGGAGATGACCACACAAATGGACGCCTCGTTGCACGGTGATTTCAACGCCCTGCGCGCCCAGGTAGCGATTAATGATGGCGATCCGGTGGAAGCAGAGCGGCTGGCGATGGTGGCGCTCGACGAGTTGCCGCTGGCGAACTATTACAGCCGTATCGTGGCGACCTCTGTTCATGGTGAAGTGCTGCACTGCAAAGGCGAACTGACCAGTTCGCTGTCGGTGATGCAGCAAACTGAACAGATGGCGCGTCGTCACGATGTCTGGCACTACGCGCTGTGGAGCTTGATCCAGCAAAGCGAAATCCTGTTCGCGCAGGGGTTTCTGCAGGCGGCCTGGGAGACACAGGAAAAAGCCTTTACGCTGATCCGCGAGCAGCACCTTGAGCAACTGCCGATGCATGAATTTTTGCTGCGCATTCGCGCCCAGTTACTGTGGGCGTGGGCGCGGCTTGATGAGTCCGAAGCGGCGGCGCGCCAGGGGATGGAAGTGCTCTCTGCCATGCAGCCGCAGCAGCAGTTGCAATGTCTGGCGCTGCTGGTGCAAAACTCGCTGGCACGCGGCGATCTGGATAATGCCCGCAGCCATTTGAACCGCCTGGAGAATCTGCTCGGCAACGGTCAATACCACAGCGACTGGGTGTCGAATGCCGATAAAGTACGGGTGATCTACTGGCAGATGACCGGCGACAAAAAGGCCGCCGCGCAGTGGCTGCGCCTGACGCCAAAACCGGAGTTTGCCAATAACCATTTCCTGCAGAGCCAGTGGCGCAACATCGCCCGTGCGCAGATCCTGCTGGGCGAGTTTGATCCCGCAGAGATGGTGCTGGAAGAGTTAAATGAAAACGCGCGCAGCCTGCGTTTGATGAGCGACATCAACCGCAATTTGTTGCTGCTCAACCAGCTTTACTGGCAGGCCGGGCGCAAAAACGACGCGCAGCGCGTGCTGCTGGAAGCGCTGCAACTGGCTAACCGCACCGGATTTATCAGTCATTTTGTGATTGAAGGCGAAGCGATGGCGCAGCAGTTGCGCCAGTTGATCCAGTTGAATACGCTGCCGGAGCTCGAACAGCATCGCGCCCAGCGTATTTTGCGCGACATCAACCAGCATCACCGGCATAAGTTTGCGCATTTCGATGAGAATTTCGTCGAACGCCTACTGACGCACCCGGATGTGCCGGAGCTTATCCGCACCAGCCCGCTGACCCAGCGCGAGTGGCAGGTGCTGGGGCTGATCTACTCTGGCTACAGCAATGAACAGATTGCAGGCGAGCTGGATGTTGCCGCGACGACCATTAAAACTCACATCCGCAATCTTTATCAGAAACTGGGCGTCGCCCATCGTCAGGATGCCGTGCAACACGCACAGCGGCTGCTAAAAATGATGGGCTACGGCGTGTAA
- the glpE gene encoding thiosulfate sulfurtransferase GlpE, with protein sequence MDHFECINVEETHQKLHQQQAVLVDIRDPQSFAMGHTPGAFHLTNDTLGAFMRDNDFDTPVMVMCYHGNSSKGAAQYLLQQGYDQVYSVDGGFDAWQRHFPAEVAHGTL encoded by the coding sequence ATGGATCACTTTGAATGCATTAACGTAGAAGAAACCCATCAGAAATTGCATCAGCAGCAGGCGGTGCTGGTGGATATCCGCGATCCACAAAGCTTCGCGATGGGGCATACGCCGGGCGCATTCCATCTGACCAACGATACGCTGGGCGCGTTTATGCGCGACAACGACTTCGATACCCCGGTGATGGTGATGTGCTACCACGGCAATAGCAGCAAAGGTGCAGCGCAATACCTGCTCCAGCAGGGATACGATCAGGTCTACAGCGTTGACGGCGGTTTCGACGCCTGGCAACGTCATTTCCCGGCGGAAGTGGCGCACGGTACGCTTTAG